Genomic segment of Eupeodes corollae chromosome 2, idEupCoro1.1, whole genome shotgun sequence:
taaaaaacaagccttttaaagaaaagaagtgATGgggtttgaaaattttgtatcattttttaaaccaaaatagtTCGGGTGTGGAACAGCAAAggaaaaatatgattagctcattaaattccgacctacacagcattgtacaatagggaataaaaaatcgtgtggaatttaatgcttcgaaaccgcttttaaaatgattgttgacattaacatcatcaactcgtttacgtcaCTCAGACATTGATATtgctcacccttttttaccgtttttttaacggactatgatctaatgaaatagccagttgcatttcttcccttaaacaatttaaccgtaatacccgcgcttctaggaatgcacatcaatttacccttgagcGCAAATTAGCTGTACTTCGCGCATGTGGAACCCCTTGTTACGCTCTATCTTTCcttgtcattgcaatattcagaaatttaaaatgaatttacaccgacacctcctttccaACACTTTCCTCTTTTCCTTacgctcacactgtgtctttggcatattaaaggtatacaaaaccctttcagtgttcgctaattataataaaaatggataAAGAGGTAATCACTTTGAAGAGGGGTTTCCTATGAAAATTAGTATCGACTACTAGTCCAAATCTAGTACGTCAATGGTTACCCTGAGGCTCCACAAGAGTAAAATCCAGTCCAACTTCTCTTCTGTAATCTCATCCACAatgcagtgtttttttttgactgggcttattatgtcttgccatgcgcaacctcaaatgtcacatttgacacAACGGTTAAtctattgtttacttttttgttgatttactttttgtgttggtagttgttgtttttttttacaaaataaaattaaaacaaattgtataaaaaattgCCTTTGAGTAGTTGtgaacaacaacaatataagaatttaaatatgtctccatttctttaattaattttacttaattaatgtacaaaatatgtaggtatgtacgcactcgacgacaatttaaacgaaatgaaattttgatttcaaaaagacTGTGGAAAATGGAAGCTCACCACTACATACAatacaaacgtcaaatttgatgacaggattttgatccgctcgaaaaatccaaactgcgatGGATCATGGACTGGATATTGGATTGTTGGTCTCTATTCGATTATCTGTTCAATAGAGACaccaaattaattaattctcgtggaattacaaaattgaaaaatttgtgttACATATTCAAACTTTCAAAAGCTTGTTAAATATGAGCccttaattgtttttttctggtaaaaacataaaaaaaatataattgtttaaatttgaaataagttCACGAAGACTCGACTACTAATAGAactcataaatattttatatatagatCGATCatctttaaaaatcaataaagaattatttttatatgcacattttctttaagtttcagttattttttaaagtcacttaattttaacaaatataatGAAAAGACTCGTTTTCTTTTTGAgccataaaataattaataagtgAAAACACAGCTTAAAACTACCGTCTTCGGATaaataactaaaacaaaagtcaGGCCGTTTGAACACAGCCattagcaaaaatataaaaagaagtaCAACAGCTGATGAAACGTCAAATTTATCCGGTGTGGTTGGTGTTTATTTCTGTTTCTGTGAGTTCAAAacgaataatataatttattttattaaataaaatgatatttgaatactttttctaaccaaataaatttattatatgtAAAGAAACATGTACTTGTAAATtctattgaattaaaatgaaaaattaaactttatttttgttttatttattgaatcaaAGTATAGAATGTTATGAAATACCAAATGCTGTGGGTAGGAAAATTAGTTGGAGTTACCGCTAAGGGTACAGGAAGACCTAACATCACTCTTGCTGCTAGGTCATTTTCATGTCTGAGAAGACGTGAAGATGAGCCAAAGAGACTTCAACCTCTGGTACTGCGTCTTCCACAGAGAAATCTTGCAACGGAGCAATCATTTCTGACGGGTTTTTGGCAAACAATATCTACTAGTACCCCAGTTTCGTACATGCAACAGGGTCTTATCGAAATACATGATTTCACCGGCTTACCATGGTGGGCAACTATAGTTTTGTCCACGTTTGTCTTTCGAACTATAGTCACCCTGCCACTtacaatttatcaaaacaaaatcacgGCCAGGATTGAACTTCTCACACTTGAAATGCCTGCCTTAGTTGCTGAACTTAAAAAAGAAGCAGCCTTTGCTATGAAGAAGTTCAACTGGACCGAAGCACAAACAAGGCGGGCGTACAATCATTCGGTAagattgttgtttaaaaaaaaacactattgtcgaattaagaagatttttttatattctcaaatttaagcttaaaaaacaaTGGAATCAGTTAATTGTTCGTGATAATTGTCATCCTGCTAAAACATTGATAGTTCTCTGGGGTCAGATTCCATTGTGGATATTCCAATCGGTGGCACTCCGTAATTTAGTCTACATGCTACCAAATCCAAATTCGCTTGATGCTCAATTGGTTTTCACTGAACTAACGCTTGGTGGTTTTGGATGGATTCCCAATTTGACAGAGGTTG
This window contains:
- the LOC129945753 gene encoding cytochrome c oxidase assembly protein COX18, mitochondrial isoform X1, which produces MKRQIYPVWLVFISVSNVMKYQMLWVGKLVGVTAKGTGRPNITLAARSFSCLRRREDEPKRLQPLVLRLPQRNLATEQSFLTGFWQTISTSTPVSYMQQGLIEIHDFTGLPWWATIVLSTFVFRTIVTLPLTIYQNKITARIELLTLEMPALVAELKKEAAFAMKKFNWTEAQTRRAYNHSLKKQWNQLIVRDNCHPAKTLIVLWGQIPLWIFQSVALRNLVYMLPNPNSLDAQLVFTELTLGGFGWIPNLTEVDSSFILPVVLGAINLSIIEMQQMLKTRPSGRFQTIATNAFRVLSVAMIPIACTVPSALCVYWTASSSYGLLQNLLLLSPKLRRAVRIPQTQTELQNPYQHLWMSIKARTGNGPPPVIPKISNETQKK
- the LOC129945753 gene encoding cytochrome c oxidase assembly protein COX18, mitochondrial isoform X2, with protein sequence MKYQMLWVGKLVGVTAKGTGRPNITLAARSFSCLRRREDEPKRLQPLVLRLPQRNLATEQSFLTGFWQTISTSTPVSYMQQGLIEIHDFTGLPWWATIVLSTFVFRTIVTLPLTIYQNKITARIELLTLEMPALVAELKKEAAFAMKKFNWTEAQTRRAYNHSLKKQWNQLIVRDNCHPAKTLIVLWGQIPLWIFQSVALRNLVYMLPNPNSLDAQLVFTELTLGGFGWIPNLTEVDSSFILPVVLGAINLSIIEMQQMLKTRPSGRFQTIATNAFRVLSVAMIPIACTVPSALCVYWTASSSYGLLQNLLLLSPKLRRAVRIPQTQTELQNPYQHLWMSIKARTGNGPPPVIPKISNETQKK